The sequence TTGCGCCGGGTGATGTCACATCTGACCAGCTTGAAGTGATTGCGGATCTGGCTGATGAATTCAGCTTCGGTGAAGTTCGTTCAACCCATAACCAAAACCTGGTTTTTGCTGATGTAAAACAAGCAGATTTGTATGCGTTATGGTTAAGACTCGAAGCAGATAATCTGGCAACGCCAAATATTAATACACTCACTGACATTATTTGCTGCCCAGGCCTGGACTATTGCGGTCTGGCGAATGCTAAATCAATTCCTCTATCGAAACAGATCGCGGAACGGTTTGGAGATCTGGATTATCTGTATGATTTGGGTGATATCAAGATCAAGTTCTCAGGCTGCATGAATGGATGTGCTCATCAAAGTGTTGGTCATATCGGTATCCTGGGTGTCGATAAAAAAGGTGAAGAGTGGTATCAATTCACGCTTGGTGGCAGTTCAGAAGCTGATGCATCATTAGGTGAACGTTTAGGTAAGGCTATTCCTAAAGAAGAAGTCGTTGATACTGTGGGTCATTTACTGGATGCTTATGTTGATTTACGCCATGAGGATGAGTCATTCCTGGCCACTGTCCGTCGTTTAGGTGTTGATCCATTCAAGGAGCGTGTATATGCAGATAATTAAAGATCGTGAAATCGTCGAAGATAATTGGACACATCTGGATGATGATGCAGATCTGGTTGCTGGCAATATTACCGTCTCCTTAGCTCGTTGGCAGGAACAACATGAAACACTGGTCAAGCATAAAGGTGAACTGGGTTTACGTTTAAGTGGTGATGACCCTCTGGAAGAAGTAGTTCCGGATTTGATTCATTTTTCGTTAATTGTGTTGGTTTTCCCTGCGTTTACAGACGGACGCTGTTATTCCTTCGCTCGTTTATTACGTGAGCGTTATGGCTTTAAAGCTGAAATCCGTGCACAAGGTGATGTATTACATGATCAGCTGTTTTATATGTCACAGTGCGGAATTAATAGTTTTGAACTGGCGAATCCAAATCGCATCGACAAGGCATTGACCGCTTTTGATGACTTTAGTGAAAGTTATCAAGCCACAGTGTTGCGTCCTGAACCGCTCTATCGTCGTCGTTAGGTTTCAGTTCTCGTCTATATGGCTGTATATGCGATTGGTGATGTTCAGGGCTGTTACGATGAGTTAGTCAAAATGCTGGATCGAATT is a genomic window of Methylophaga thalassica containing:
- a CDS encoding DUF934 domain-containing protein, producing MQIIKDREIVEDNWTHLDDDADLVAGNITVSLARWQEQHETLVKHKGELGLRLSGDDPLEEVVPDLIHFSLIVLVFPAFTDGRCYSFARLLRERYGFKAEIRAQGDVLHDQLFYMSQCGINSFELANPNRIDKALTAFDDFSESYQATVLRPEPLYRRR